In Methanofervidicoccus sp. A16, the sequence AAAAAGGATAATTTAAAGAATAATAAAAATATATTATAAAAATAAAAAATAGAGAAAATGTTTTGATAAATAGAAAACCTCTATTATTCCAGATAATAAAATTTTAAAAAGAAGATTGATGATCCTCTGTAAACCTTCTAGTGTAGTGGATATCAGAATATGATTTCTTATCTTACCTAAGGGTTCGGAAGGATCTTAAGATATCTAATATTTGTATATTGAACCCCTAGTTCCTATCAAAAGGATAGTTTTAAAAATAATAAGAATAATTATAAAAATAATAAAGGAATTTAATTAATAAAAAATGTTTTAAAAAACAGAAACTTCTATCATCTCAGATATAAAATTTTAAAAGAAGATTGGAAGGGAATGGTTCTCTGTAAACCTTCTAGTGTAGTGGATATCAGAGTAAGATCTCCTATCTTATCTAAGTGATTAGAAAGATCCTAAGATATTTTTTATATTGATTATTTTCATTCTTCTTTTAATCACTATTTGGTAGAAACCAAGGTTTTTTCCAGTCTTTTTTATTATTTTTATTATTTAAATTATTGTTTAAAATGGGAATAAGGTTAAAATAAAAATAATAAAAAATCTTAAAAATATTTAAATAAAAAATATAATAGATAAAAAAGTAAAAATAAAACATATTTCCAGGACCACACTGATACTAAAGAATAAGATAGATTTCTATTAAACTTCTTCATAAGAGACTTTTTACTCTTTTTTTATTCTATTTTTTAATTATTATTTATTCAAGCATACATCTCCTCCATCCTCTTTAAAATCACATCCCTAAGAAACACGTCTATCTTTCTCTTCGAATACCCATAACTTCTACCTACTGCGTATATCATCTTCTCACTGCCACTGCCATACTGGGCAGCCTTCTTAGGTCTGTATGCCACGTACTCTGGGATGTACTTCTTGGCAATGTCTCTTAAAATTATCTTCCTTTCCCTCTCGTTTACCTTGTACTGTACAGGGAGGGAGAGGGCAACCTCAACTAAACTCTTATCTAAGAAGGGTACCCTCAACTCCACACTGTTCGCCATTGTACAGTGATCGTCCCTTTCAAGGTTCACCCTGTGGATGTTCATCACATCCCTATAGAGCACTCTCTTAAGTTCCTCCTCTCCCTTTGTGATGAGAATTCTCTGATATCTCTTATACCCTGCGAAGAGTTCATCTGCTCCCTGACCAGAGAGTACTACCTTTATCCCATCCCTCTTAGCCATCTCTGATGCCACATATATGGGCACACCTACTGAGAGTTTCATCAGATCTATCTCATCTATTGCATAGGCCACCTTTAGGAGATACTCCTCGTATTCATCCCTATCAATTACCTTTTTTTTAAGTTTTAGCCCTAAATCTTCAGCCACCCTTTCAGCGTACTCCACGTCCTCACTACCCTCTAAGCCTGAGGTATAGAGTACCACATCACAGTACTCCGAGGACATCTTTGCCACAAGGGTACTGTCCACCCCTCCAGAGAATATAATTCCTACCTTATCCAACCCCCTTACCCTCTTTATCACACTATCCCATAAAGCTTCTTCCACCTCTCTTTTATATATGTCGTAATCTCTAGTGTTGTCTCCATTTTTGTACTCATTGAAGTAGTTTATTCTTATCTTCTGGATGTCTCTCACTATATAACATCTGTTTTCATCTAAGTCGTATACCATATGACTGTTTGGACTCAGGGAATCTATTGGGTAGTTGTAAATTTCCTCAAAGGAGAGATTGTCTATACTTCTTAGTAGATACCAGAGTCCCTTTCTCTCTGAGGCAAAGGTAAAGTATTTTTCAGTATCTATATAAAAGAGTGGTTTTACTCCAAAGGTATCTCTGCCTAGTAGTAGTTTATTCTCCTCTTTATCGTATATACAGTATGCATACTCCCCATCTAACTCCTGAAGTATTCCCTCCTCGTAGCAGTGTACTATAACCTCACTGTCAGTATCACTGTGGAAGTTGTGTCTATCCTCTAGGTCCTCCATAAGTTCGTAGTAGTTGTATATCTCTCCATTACAGATAACCCATACACTCTCATCTTCATTGGGAATAGGCTGATTTGCATTACCTACGATGGCCAATCTGTTATGTCCCAATCCAAGTCTACTGGATCTACTAAAATCAGAAGTTAGGACGTCTTCAAAATCTTTGAAGTATATAACTTCATCGTCAAACATCACGCCAGAACTATCTGGTCCTCTATGTTTCAGGATCTTCATAACATTTATAAGATGCTCTCTCAATTTATTCCTAATACTGGAATCTTCGTCATCCTTGATAACAATTCCACTTATAGAGCACATATACACCCCTTTAGGGTGTTAGATATTTTTTATTGTAAAAAGAGTAGATTACTTTAAACCTATCTCTTTTATTAACAATCCTATCTTTGAAGGATCTACAATGTTTATATCTATTTTTTTATCTTTTACTGTAATCTCCAAAGCTTTCTGTCCTCCGACAGACAGTTGAATACCTACGTTCCTTTTCTCCAATGTTTCTATTATATCTATTATCATCTCTTTGTCCATAGACACACCTTAAATAATATTTTATTTAAATTATTTTTAAATCCTTGTATTTAATCCTTTGTATTTGAGATAAATTAGGAGGAAAATTTTAAATTTTAATTTGGAAGTAGTATTTGATTCATATTAAAATAAGTCTCTAAATACCAAAAACTGTAGGATATTGAGTATATTTTTTTCTTGAGTATCTTTGAACACCAGAGTAGGGTAGATCCTCATAATTAGGTGGTTATTATAGAGATATTATATAGGCAGTTATAAGTCAATTTTATATTTTGTTATTAACTTTTTTATAGTTTTTTAATTTTAATTATAATTTTCTAAATATATAAATAATAACCCTAGTTCCCATCAAAAGGATAGTTTAAAAAAATAATAAAAATAATTATAAAAATAAAATAAAAAAATAAAAAATGTTTAAAAAATAGAAAACTTCTATTATCTCCGATATAAAATATTTTAAAAAGAAGATTGGAGGGGAATGATCCTCTGAAGATCTTCTAATACAGTAGATATCGGAGTAGAATTTCCTCTTTTTACCTAAGTGATCAGAAAGATCCTAGAATGTTTAATGGTTTTTATATATAGATTTTATACTGATCATTTTAATCATGATTTTTAATTATAATGATTATCATTTTCATTATTCTTTTAATCGCTACTTGGTGGGAACTAAGGTAAATAATAATTATTTTATATTTTATAAGAAGATAAAAATTAAAAATCTTGGATAATATACAAAAAATCGTGAGAATATCATTCCTTAGGACACATCCAAACACTGAGAAATTTTATCTAATATTTTTGTCATCTTTAATAAACTCCCTTAAAAGTACAGTGGCGTAGCAGCCTCTCTCTAACTTAAATCTTAAAACTACACCATCCTCCTCTGCCCAGAATTTGAAGTCATAAACCTTGGAGATCAACTTTCTCCTGGTACCGGGAAAATCTCCAAAATCCTCTATATAGAATTTCTGAAGATCTATACCCTCCTCTTCTATAATTTCCCTCTCAATTTCCCCCTGTATTCCTTCAGCCAGTTTACACTTTCTACCTAAGACTGCCCCTGTGGGAATGCCGTCAAAGAGTATGTCCCCCTCTAGAGGCTCAAAACCGTACTGGAACCTTCTATTTATAATCTCGTTGAAGAGATAGGACTGATAGGCGTTTATAAACATACATCTTAAATGAGGAGGTAGAACCTTGAAACTCTTAATAAAACTCCCTGTTTCTAAGTATTTCTTCAGCATCTTTCTCTCGTAGTAGAGTTCCCTTGGATACATCTTCAGGGCTCCCTTGAAATCCCCCTCATCTACAAGTTTCCTCGCCTCTCTTAATCTGCCCTCTTCAAACAGTGGAGTTCCACAGTAGGCATAAAATGCCCCTTCAAAGTCCCTGTTGTATATTAGTTTTCCCACTATATGGGTTATAGGTCTATCTGTACCGAACCTCTGGATACCGTAGTAGTTAAGTATATAGTCTAACTTTATATTTTTCAGGATCTCCACAACCTCCTGAGGATCCCTACCCTTCAGTCTTACCTTTATAGTAAATCTGTTGCCCCAGAGATCCCCTAACTTCAACTTTTTATTTGTCCTCTGGATATCCCTTATCCTTATCCCCTTTATACTGTCCTTTATCCTCTCCAGAGCCTCCACCTTAATTCCAAAACATCCTACCCGTTGGGTAGTTGCTGCGTACTTATCCTTAGTCCCTGCAAAACCGAAGTTCTTCCTCTTTGAATTTGTCCTCCTAGCCAACTCACCTATTGCATCTAAGGTGCTCCACTTCACCTTCTCCAGTGTAAAGTGTATAAAGGCTCCTTTCCAGTTTGGATCATCCTTAAAAACCCCCAGATCTTTCCCATACTCTAAAATTATACCGTCCTTGGTAATCTCCTCAACTATGAAGTCTTCAGGGTACTTCTTAATAACTCCCTCAATCTTTAAATTTACAAGGTATTTGTCTAGATTAACTCTCATCTCCTCTATCAACTTTCTTATTTTCTTCTTCCTGTATTCTTTTTCTATCCTCTTACGGTAATCTTTGAGATTTTTTAGAGATTCTAACTTTCTTTTGCGACCTATTATATAATTCATAATTATCCCTTCCGTTATTTCCCTTAAAAAATAAAAAATTATAAAAAATTTAATACCTATTGAAAAATTAATTATAAAAACAGATGAATTCATTTGACTTGAATACAATGTAAAATATGAAAGATTTTATTTTATTATCCTATTAATCCTCTGATTTTTTATTTTATTATTATAATAATTACTATTTATTTTTTTAAATTTTATATGGTAATATTAAAAATATTAAAAATCTTATAATCCTTAACGTAGAAAACAGGCGATCCAAATTATTACTATTTCATTTCTCTACCATTTGGGAACTTAAAATGGTATACACATCTTAACTATTTTTTACCTTACACTCTCTAAATTCCTTAAACATCTTGTACTCTTCATTGGTAAGAGCATATATTTTAATTTCAATATCTCTGAATAAGCAGTAATTTTTTATATATTT encodes:
- the asnB gene encoding asparagine synthase (glutamine-hydrolyzing), whose product is MCSISGIVIKDDEDSSIRNKLREHLINVMKILKHRGPDSSGVMFDDEVIYFKDFEDVLTSDFSRSSRLGLGHNRLAIVGNANQPIPNEDESVWVICNGEIYNYYELMEDLEDRHNFHSDTDSEVIVHCYEEGILQELDGEYAYCIYDKEENKLLLGRDTFGVKPLFYIDTEKYFTFASERKGLWYLLRSIDNLSFEEIYNYPIDSLSPNSHMVYDLDENRCYIVRDIQKIRINYFNEYKNGDNTRDYDIYKREVEEALWDSVIKRVRGLDKVGIIFSGGVDSTLVAKMSSEYCDVVLYTSGLEGSEDVEYAERVAEDLGLKLKKKVIDRDEYEEYLLKVAYAIDEIDLMKLSVGVPIYVASEMAKRDGIKVVLSGQGADELFAGYKRYQRILITKGEEELKRVLYRDVMNIHRVNLERDDHCTMANSVELRVPFLDKSLVEVALSLPVQYKVNERERKIILRDIAKKYIPEYVAYRPKKAAQYGSGSEKMIYAVGRSYGYSKRKIDVFLRDVILKRMEEMYA
- the truD gene encoding tRNA pseudouridine(13) synthase TruD — encoded protein: MNYIIGRKRKLESLKNLKDYRKRIEKEYRKKKIRKLIEEMRVNLDKYLVNLKIEGVIKKYPEDFIVEEITKDGIILEYGKDLGVFKDDPNWKGAFIHFTLEKVKWSTLDAIGELARRTNSKRKNFGFAGTKDKYAATTQRVGCFGIKVEALERIKDSIKGIRIRDIQRTNKKLKLGDLWGNRFTIKVRLKGRDPQEVVEILKNIKLDYILNYYGIQRFGTDRPITHIVGKLIYNRDFEGAFYAYCGTPLFEEGRLREARKLVDEGDFKGALKMYPRELYYERKMLKKYLETGSFIKSFKVLPPHLRCMFINAYQSYLFNEIINRRFQYGFEPLEGDILFDGIPTGAVLGRKCKLAEGIQGEIEREIIEEEGIDLQKFYIEDFGDFPGTRRKLISKVYDFKFWAEEDGVVLRFKLERGCYATVLLREFIKDDKNIR